From the Clostridium cagae genome, the window AAATAATTCCCATATTAATTAATATCTGATTTACAGGTCCAAATTGTCCGTTTAATAAATTTCTAAATACCATAAGTGAAATAATAGGTGGTATTGCCCATGGTAAAATTAAAATTGTACGAAATACTTTCTTACATTTTACTGATTTATTATTTAATATTAATGCTTGAAACACACCTAAAAAATAACTTGAAAAAGTTGAAACAAATGTCCATATTATATTCCAAATCAAAACCTTAAAAAATGTTTTTGACCATATTGGAACAGTAAATAATTTTTTAAAATTTTCAAATCCCACCCAACTTAATAAATTTCCTGGTGGAAGATGATCTCTATTATAATTTAAAAATGCTGTTAATATTGAAAATAATATCGGCATAATTACTACAAATATAAACACTATAGCAATTGGAGTTAATATAATATATGGAAACCTTGTACTATATAAATTTTTAAAAAACTCTTTAGATGTTATATATATTTTCGTGTTATCAATATTTTTACCTGTATTATAAGCATCTTTTAAATTCCATACATAAATTAAAATAAATATTGCAATTAATATACTTGCTATAACACCATTAATTAATAACATAGATGAGTGATCTCCATATTTTCCACCCACCTTTTTTCCAAGTGTTATTAATCCCCATATCCCTTTTGTAAAAAAACCTCCATGTAATCTAATTGTAAAATTTGGTATTAAACCTTGTCCACATTCAATCCAAAAACCACTATACAATTCAATCCCTATAAATAGTAATTGCATAGCAAAAAATATTAATCCCTTTATTTTTTGTTTGCAAATAAAAAATTGCCCACTTCCCCAGAAAAAGCATGATAATAGAAGCGACTTTTTACCTTTCATATTTCTTCTTCCTTCCATTCAATGTTTACTTAATCGTTTAAGTTAGTTTTATTATAACAACGCCCCCTTTATTTGTCAATGCAATCGTTATCTTGTTATATTTTTATTTATATTTTTCTTGTAAAGGCAGTATTTCAAAGGTCTTATAAGCATTTTTTTAAAATAGCATTAACTTTATATCCCTTATTTATATATTAAAAATTTAATATTCATAAGATATTTCACTTAATTTATTAAGTGAAATATCTTTTGATAGCAATAAACTGCACTTTTATTAAAGGCTCTGTTTTAAATATGTGTTGATATCTGCAATAGGTAAAGTGGCATTGTAATTGGACCTTGAGAATTCTTAAGGAGTATTGTCACATTTACTGCTTGTCTCAATTTTATATTGGGAGCAAGCTAAAATGGGACTATAATCATTTTAGTGTTCCTAAGTTCAATTACTCCGTCCATTTTGCATATACATATATCAACACTCTGCTAAAACATAGTCTTATTAAATTAAAATATTTATAAATTTCTCCAAAACAAAAAGTGTGAATTTTTATCCACACTTTATAATTACATATTAATTAGTATTCTATTGGTTTTATATATGATGTTTTTTCAATATCTTTATCATTTTCTAAATAAATTAATTTTTCCATAATTTCAACTGCTTTTTTAGCTTTTTCTTTATCACTAACTATAATTCTTTTAGTATCTGGCAAAAGCATTATATCATTTTCCGAATTTATTACTACAACTAAATTTCTATTATCTACAATTTTTTCTGCCTGCATACCTAATATTTCTCCAAATATTATTCCTTTTTTGTTTTGATTCCTATGTAAAAATCCAATTAAATCATCATCAAATTTATTAATAAAAATATTTTTTTCCAATACTTTTTTTCTTACAATTTTAAGAAGTTCATCATTAGAGTAATCTTCTATTACTACATAAAATTCTTTTTCCAATTGCTCACTTAACATATTAAAGATAGCTTCATAATCTGTTAGCACTTTATTAAAAATAGGATCATCTAAATAACTATCAATAAAAATAACTGGAACATAAAAATGATTTACTATCTCTTTTAGCTGATCTGAAGGCATATCTATGATAAATACAGCATCTAAACATCTTTTCTGACTAATTTGAATATCTTTTTGAAGTTCCTTTGTTGGCAAGAAAATCAAATCATATCCTATTGAATAAAGTTTCTTTTGAATTTCTTTTACCAAATTATATTGCCCATATATCTTACTTTTTCTATTTTTTTCACTTAAGTTAATAATTACACCTATTAAATAACTTTTTTGACTTGCTAAAGAACGCGCTGTCATATTAGGAACATAATTTAGTTTTCTAGCAGCTTCAAACACTTTTAATCTTGTTTCATGGCTTATTTTTTCTTTTTCAGAATAATTCAAAACATAGGATACTGTAGCCGGTGAAACATTAGCCTCTTTTGCAATATCTTTTAACGTTACCTTTCTATTAGTCATATAAAGCCTCCTTTAATTTAAAATTATTATATCATGTGCTCTGTTTTTTTAACAAGTATTCTATACTATAGGCATATATAATAACTAATTACAACGTAATAATTTTTAATTTAGTTATAAAGCATTATATAGATGTGTATACTAATATTAGTAAATAATAACAAATTTAGTTATAAAACGCTATAACAATTGTATTTTTACTAAGGGGGATTAATTATGTTTTTTTTTGAAGCACAGCCTTTTACAAATTGGATTATGCTATTAATAGTATTTCTAGCATTAATTGTACTTAATGAATTAGGCCGTAGATTTAAATGGGGTGGAGTATTACTTTTTATTATATTGCCATTATTTCTTACTTTCTTTGTATGGCCAAAAACCACCAAAGGGACAAGCGTAAATGATTGGTTTCATTATGCCAAAGTATATTCAGCATTAGCTGGATGTATTGGTTTCTTCCTAATTAGACATCTTAAAGGTGCTAGTAGCAAAAAATGGGCTTTATGTTTCCCACCATTAATCTTAGCAATTAATATTTGTGAAGCAGTAGCACGTGATTTTCAAATTTATGGATTACACCTTAATAAAGAAGTATTTGAGGGAATGGTTACTTTAAGCGGTTCTTGGAATGTTATGAATGGAATTGCTGGTATCTTAAATATAATCACAATTACAGGTTGGTTTGGAATATGTATAAGTAAAGATAAGAGCAAAGATATGTTATGGCCTGATATGCTTTGGTTCTGGATTATAGCATATGATATTTGGAATTTTGCATACACATATAATTGCTTACCTAACCATGCATGGTACTGTGGTATAGTATTACTTTTAGCGCCTACAATTGCTGCTTTCTTTATAAAGAAAGGTGCTTGGTTACAACATCGTGCACAAACACTTGCATTGTGGTGTATGTTTGCAATGACCTGTCCTGGTTTTATTGATGAATCACAATTTGCAGTTAGATCATCACATAATTCAACAGCTTTATTTATCGTAAGTTTAGCAGCATTATTATCAAATATAGCCGTATTTGTATATTACATTTATAAGATTAAAAAGACAAAACGTAATCCTATAAAAGGAGAACTTTATACAGATCTTAATAGCTACAAAGAAATTAAAACATTATCTGAATAATAGTATAATTATAGCCACATGTTTTGAACTGTATTTCAAAGCATGTGGCTTTTTGCTCTTTATCTTAATATTTAACTTTTGGTAATTGCTTTCAATTAAGTCCCTCAGTTTTCAACTAACATATGTTTTATTATTTTTACATCTTAAACAATTTTGTATATTCAAGACTTTTCATAAGACTTATAAGACGTCATCTGGGTTTAGAATCTAATGCCTATATTGGTTCATTCATCTAACTGAGATGTACATTTTGGGCAACGAGTTGCTTTTATATCAATTTCACTGTAGCAAAAAGGACATTCTTTAATTGTAGGTTCTTTCACTTCCTCAACTTTGTTTCTTCTTCCTAATTCACTTAATTTATTCATACCTTTAACAAGTAAAAATATTAAAAATGCCATAATTAAAAAATTTATAACTGCTGTTATGAAAGATCCATATTTAATATTTACGCCAAAAAATTCTAATGTTAAATCATTGAAATCTTTATTTGCAAATATTCCTATTATCGGTGATATTATATCATTTGTTAATGATTTTACTATTCCTTGAAATGCACCACCTATTAATACACCAACTGCTAAGTCAATTACACTTCCCTTTAATGCAAACTGTTTAAATTCATTTAAAAATTTCTTCATAAAGTTTTCTTTTTTCCTCCTTGGTTTTTTCCTCTGTTTTTCTAATATCTATATACCTTGATATTTTATCACATTTATATGTTTTTAGTCATAAAAACTACTATAGCTTTTTAGTTCAAAGACTTAGTATAAAACTTAGTTATAAAATAAAGAACTATCAAAGAATTATTTTTAGACATAAAAATACTCCTCCTTGTAATAGACATTTTTGATTTTCTTAAGTGCCTATACAAGGGGAGCATATCCTTAATTAGTCTTTATTTTTTAATTGATTTGAATGCTTCTGCTTGTGATTTTATACCTCTTTCAGCAGCAAATCTTTCAATACTTGATGCACCAAAGAAACCATCTATTCCTTCTGTTTTTTCAATTACATATGCTGCATCATCAGGTTCTGCAATTGGACCTCCATGACAAATAACCATAATATCTGGATTAACAGCTCTACCTGCTTTTATAATAGCTTCTATTTTTTCAACACAATCATCAAGTGTTAAAGCAGTCTTAGCTCCAATTGTTCCTTTTGTAGTTAATCCCATATGAGCAACTAAAATATCTGCACCAGCTTCAGCCATTGCTTTTGCTTGATCTGGATCAAATACATATGGAGTAGTAAGCATGTCTAATTCATGTGCTTTTCTAATCATTTCAACTTCTAAGTCATATCCCATTCCTGTTTCTTCAAGATTTTGTCTAAACACACCATCTATTAAACCAACAGTTGGGAAGTTTTGAACTCCTGAAAATCCTTGTTCTTTAAGTTGTTTTAAATAAACTTCCATTAATCTAAATGGATCTGTACCACAAACCCCTGCAAGTACTGGAGTATGTTTAACAACTGGTAATACTTCTGCTCCCATTTCTACAACAATTTGATTTGCATCACCGTATGATAATAATCCTGCTAAAGATCCACGACCTGCCATTCTATATTTTCCTGAATTATATATTATAAGCATATCAGCTCCACCAGCTTCACTACTTTTAGCTGTAATACCTGTACCGGCTCCAACTCCTAATAAAGAATTTCCTTTAGCTATTTCTTCTTTAAATTTCTTAATAATTTCTACTCTTTTCATGATTAATTCCTCCTAATTTTACTGTTTTTTAATTCTATTTTTAATAATTTTAATAGTTATCTATAAATATCTTTGCTTTCTAGTAATGCAACTTTAAACTATATTATTTATTCATTAAATCTATAAGCTTTTTAGCTGCTGCTTCTCCAAACTCCTTATCATTTATTGCAAGATTTAGTTCTTCTATCTCTACAACATCTTTATTTATGCAATTCTTCAAGGTATCAAAAAGCATTTTATCTTCTTCTTCTCCATAAAATTTTTGTCCCTTTTCATCTAACATTGATACACCCTTTAAAGGTAAGAATAGTGCTGTCTTTCCTGTAGCCATATTTAACTTTTCAGCTATCTTTTCACCAATGATCTTATTTTCTTCAACAGTAGTTCTCATTAATGTAACAGTTGGGTTATGCTTATAAAAATTTCTACCTTCAAACTTCTTTGGAACAGTGTCTATTGGTCCAAAGTTTACCATGTCCAATGCTCCTACTGATACAACTTGAGGTATATTATTTTTTCCAGCTGCTTCTAATCTATTTTTTCCAGCACCTAACACTCCTCCAACTAGTTCATCACACCACTCTGTAGTTGTTAAATCCAAAACACCCTTTATAAAGCCACCTTTTATTAGATGCTCCATAGATTTTCCACCAATTCCTGTTGCATGAAATACTAATACTTCATATCCTCTTTCTTCAAGATATTTTCTTGCATAATTTACACATGGTGTTGTTACACCAAACATTGTTGCAGCTACTAGTGGTTTCTTTTCTATAATTTCTTTATTTTCAAAATTCACCATACCAGCTATTGCAAATACAGCATTTGCAAAGATTTTTGTTGATATTGAATTAAGACCAGCCACATCAACTATTGATGGTACCATAACTATATCACTTGAACCAACATATTGTTCAGTGTTCCCTGAAGCTACTGTTGATACCATAACTTTTGGTACTCCAATTGGTAGAGCTCTCATAGCTGGTGTAATAAGTGATGTTCCACCAGTACCACCAAATGAAATAATTCCATCAAACTTACCTTGTTCATATAATTTAGGAACCAATTTCTCCATTCCTTTTGAAAGAATTTCTGTTGCCAATGCTCTATCCTTTTTAGCTGCAATTTCGTAAATATCTTCACCAACTGCTCTAGCCACCTCTTGATTTGAAACATCTGGTTTAAATTTTGGTTCAAATACACCTGTATGAATAGTAAATGTTTTTAACCCTATACTTTTAATTAATTTTTTAACATATAAATATTCAACACCCTTTGAATCAAAAGTTCCTGCAATTGCTATAGTTTTCATAATTCCCAACTCCCCATAATATAAATTGATTTTCACCTTGTCCATTTATAATTTTTAGTTTTAAAAAACGTTATCACAACTTATAAATTAATGATAACGTTTCTCTAATTCGCGGTAAATGTAGTTATGTATTTTAATTTTGTGTTTATGTACTTTCTCTGTATATTTTTGGTGATTTTCCTATATATTTTTTAAACATCTTACTAAAATGTGCATAATCATTATATCCGACTAACTCTGCAACCTCTGATAATTGTATATTTTCTTTTTTTATTATTTCTGTTGCTTTATTCATTCTAAATTTAACTAAATATTGTGGGAAGCTACATCCAACTTCTTTTTTAAAAAGACTACTTAAATGTGTTCTAGAAATATTTGCAACCATAGCTAATTCTAAAAAAGATATATTATTCATGTAGTTTTTAGATACATATTCTTTTACAAATTCTACATAGTCATAATGCTTTGTTATTCCATCTAACATTTTATTTAAAAAATCATCTTTTTCTAAATTACCTGAATATTTAAATTCTCTAGTTATATTAGTTATATATTTTTCAGTTGGTATCCTTTCGAAAGCTGATCCACCTATATATCCCATAGTATTGCAATTGTTATACATATATTGAACGTCTACTGGTGTTTTAATAGGTCCTCCATATATCATCTTAATTACATTTGGTCTAATTTTATCACATAAATCAAAAATTAATTTTGCCTTTTCCTTAGCTGCCTCTAAAGATAATATCTTTTTAGCTCCAAGCATTCCGCCTCCTGTTAATCCTAAATGAACACATATAATATCTGCTCCTGCATCTAACATATCTTTTGCTTGTTCTTTACTAAAAACAAATGCTATAGTAAATAAGTTCTTTTTATGAGCAATTTTAATAGCCTCAACTTCTAATTTGTAACTGCACCCCTCTTCTTCCAATAATTCCCCAAATATTCCATCAATTATTCCTACAGTTGGATAATTATTAATTCCTGAAAACCCCTTATTTTTTATATCATCTATATATTCTTCTAAGTCTATTGTTGGATCTGTTGCATTTAATCCAAAAATAACAGGAATATCTTTTATAAGTGGAACCACTTCCCTTAATGCAAATTCCATTACCATATCATTGCTATTAGCAAATGGCAATATCCCTGCAAGTGAGCTTCTTCCCATCTGTCTAAATCTTCCTGAATTAAGAGTAAGCACTAGATCAGCTCCACCTCTTTGAGCATATTTAGCCGTAACACCTGCACCTGTTGCAACACCAATAATATGACTATTGATTTTTATTTGTAAATTTAAATTTTTAATTATCTCTTCTCTTAATACCATATTTTATACCTCATTACCTAATTCTAATAAATTAAATTGCTATATTTAAATCTAATCCTACTATGTTGTCTAATAGAAAACCAACTTTTTATCTTTAAATAAATTCATTTTACCATATCAAGAAAATTTAATTTAATATAAAATGTATTTTTAAGAATAATTATTCCAAAGTTATCTATAATTTTTTACATAATAAAATACCCCTTTATAGAAACAGTTTTCTTATTTTAACTGTCTACTATAAAGGGAGCATATAATTTAAATATTGTTAAAATATTTCATTATGTTTCTGTTTTCATATAGTATTGTTTTTAAATTATACTTTAGGTGTAAATCCACAATACCCTATTTCATCGCACTTTTTCTTCATGTCCTTCCATATTTCCTTTTCTTTTATAGTTTCTATTGCTGTAGGATATAAAATATAATTTTCTTTAAATATGTGATCTCTTAAGTTAAATACTATATATTTTGCTGTGTCATCAACTTTCTCTTTAAACTCATTAAATTCTAATTGATAAACTTCTTCAGCTGTCTGTTTTAAAAACTTCTTCTTAGCTCTTAGATCATCATGTTCCATTCTCATAATTCTAGTTGGACCCGTGATCTTTCTATCTTCCATTTCAACAAACAACACCTTTTCTTCTCTTTGATGGTGATTTTCTGCATCTAATATATTATTTACAACAGTTTTTAATGCTTCAAATTCTTCTGAACCACTGTTATAGCTTTTTAATTTTTGAATTTTAAAATTAATTTCTTCAAGTTCTGTTAAAAACTCAAGAATTTTATCATGTTCAGAAATAAGTGTATACAAAACATGATCTGGTTCAAGTTTTGTTTTAATTTTATCAAGTTCTCCTCTTAGAACCTCCATGTGAATATCACAAAGATGTCTTAAATCTTGAGGATTCATTCCTTCTTCTATTAAGTTTTGTTCTGCAATTGACAACTCCATAGGATTTATATTTGAGACAATATCTAAAGCTTCTTTTCTTAAAGCTTCCGTTAAACCCACCTGATTTAATTTTTGTAAAACTTCAGTTAATTTTTCTATCTTTTTATTATCCATATTTAATTCCTCCTTTATTAATTATTTTTTATTTTTTAATTCGTAAAGTCTTGGAAATAGTATATTGCTTTCTAAATGTATATGTTTAAATATATCTGATTCCATTTCTTGTAGTTTAAAATAAGTTAATCTATAAGTAGTACACGCATTACTTGGAAGATCATAATCATTAGTTATTTCTCTTAATTCTTTAAGTATATTTCCAGCTCCGATGTGTTCATCTTGCAATTGATTAATAATATTTATTGCTTTATCTAAATCAGCTTCACTATTACTTCTTAAATATGCATTAATTGCTGGATATTGAATTGTCTCTTCCTCTATTAAATGAGCTTCTAATTCCATCTTAATAGTATGAAATAACTTATGAACTCTTGAAAGCTCTGGCTGTTTTTCTCCATGAACCCTTAATATTTTAGTTGTTAGTTCACTTATTTTAGGAAGGTTCTCATAAAGATAAGCATGATGTACATTTACTATCTGATCAATTAATTCATCAAGAGGTGCTTCCACCCAATTTCTATCTTTTGAGTAAATATTATTTTTTAATTTCTCATAGGAATCATTTATTCTTTCTAATAGTTCTGTTTCATTGACCCCTTGCTCTTTTATAGCTGTAATTAATGTCCTATCTCCACCGCAACAAAAATCAATTTTATATTCTTTAAATATATCTGCTACCTTTGGAAATTTCGTTACTATATCACCTATTTTTTGATTACTATTAAATTTATTCATTTGTTTATTCCTCCTAAATTGTATATTTAAAACAATCTTTTATTAATTTCATTATTTGCTTTTTCTTTAACTTATGGCTTTATTATAGCTTTATTGATTTTAATAAAATGTGATTTAAATCAAACTACCTAATATAATTTATTTTCACATTTGTTATGTTAGAATAATTGCAGCTTAGCTGTGAAAATCATAAAAAAAGCTCATTATTACCGATCAATGTAATAATAAGCTTTTTTTAAATATAATCTTTTAAGCCTTTTTCATCTAGAATTATAATATTCTTTGTTCCTACTATTTTTATTAATTTCTCATCTTCAAATTTTTTTAATTTTCTACTTATAGTTTCTCTTGTTACTCCAATATAATTAGCCATATCTTCTCTTGACAATGATAATTTTATAGATATATTTTTTTCTATTGTCTCTCCATACTTTTCCATTAAATCTATTAATAAATATGCCATTCTTGAATCCACATCATTAGTTGCTAGATTTTGTACAAGGCTTTCTACTTTTCCTAATCTTTCTCCTACAGTTTCTAATACCTTTATTCCAATTTCCGGATTTCTCATAATTATATCTTTCATTTCATCTTTAGTAAGAGTGCATATCTTAGAATTTACTATTGATTTTGAATTAAATCCATACTCAGATGGTTTTATTAAATTTAATTCTCCAAAAAGATCTCCTTCTGAAAGTATATGCAATATCTGTTCTTTACCATCTTTAGTATACTTATATAATTTTATCTTTCCTTCATTTATAAAATAAAGTGTATTAGCTGTACTTCCTTCAGTAAAAATAATGTCTCCTTTATTATATTCCTTATGATTAATAGTTTTTACAATCTCTATTAATTCCTCATTATTTAAATTTTCAAATATTGAAACCTTACTTGCACAAAGTTCTCCTCTGCAATTATTACAGCAATTACCACAATGATTATTCATAATCTCACCTTCCATTTTATTTATGATAGTTTATCAATTTACATAAGATACCACATGTATGTTTTATGTTGCAACTTTATTTGTGGCACTTAATCTTACAATTCATCTCATATTAATAATTTATTTAAGTAATAAAGTTTTCTTACCTATTATTATAATAAAAAATAAAATAAAAGCTATTTCTAATTTATAGAAATACCATACCTTCATACCGAAGAAACTATTATGATTTATTGTGAAGATGATAAAATTTTATTTCCTTGAGATATTTTTAGTACCAATGTAGCCACCATATGAGTACTTCAATGATCTGGCAAAAGAATATATAGCTTATGACTATGTTAGTTATTATAAATTGATAATACACCCTCATATAAGATATGTTTAAAATATCTATTATTCAAGGTAGTTTCTAAGATTAGGTTCTTGGATATTTGTTGCATAGGTATCACATTTTATAAAAATTTTTCATATTGATATTATGCACAAAAAGAGGATTCGAATTTGAACCCTCTTTTCATTTTATCTGCTAGTATTAAATTTATCTTGATACAGACCTACTTTAAATATCTAACAAATTTATTTTACTATTAATTTTCCAAAGCTTATACATTTATTTTCATCTTCACCCTCAGGATATTCTTGCACTGTTAAACCTTCACTTATCAATGTAGCTCCATATGATTCCATTCTTTTTTCCCATTCTGTCATCCATTCACCATTTCCCCATCCCCATGAACCAAAAAGTGCAACTTTTTTTCCTTGTATTATTCCTTCTAATGATTTAACAAAAGGCTCCATTTCACTTTCTTCTAATTCTTCAGCTCCAGAAGCTGGACATCCCAAAATAAGTATTTCTTCATTTTTCACATCATCAAGTGATACCGCTGACACTTCTAATAATTCAGCTTTTCCACCCTCTGATTTTATTCCTTCTAGTATCAAGCTTGCCATTTTTTCTGTATTTCCTGATTGACTCCAATAAATAATTTTCATATCAATTCCTCCTAAAATTCACTATGTATCTCTAAAATTTATTTTTATATAATGATTTCTCTGTCTTAAATTTTTTGATTCTTTTATTTTTTTAATTATGTATTGATAAATTTATTATAGTTGCCTTAGGTCTAGACATAGATTCAATTGAGTATTTTATTCCCTGAGTTCCTATACCAGAAGCTTTCACTCCGATGAATGGGAAATTATCTGGACCTCTTTCTGTCTTATTATTTATTTGAACTGTTCCTACTTCTAATTTATCAGCCACATAAAAAGCATCATTGATGTTTTTTGTAAATACAGCACTTTGAAGTCCATATTCTGATTTATTAGCTATTTCTATAGCCTCATCTTTATCCTTAACTCTTATAATTGGAAGTACAGGACCAAATGGTTCTTCCCATGCAAGTCTCATATCTGTTGTAACATTATCAAAAAGTGTTGGATAAATTAAATTGCCCTCTCTATTTCCACCTACAATTAAATCAGCACCTTTACTCTTTGCATCTTCTATTAATTCAATAACAAAATCTGCTGCTTTAGAACTAATAAGAGGCACAATATCTACATCTTTTTCTAAAGGATTTCCTGCAGTAAGCTTTTTCATCTTTTCTTTGATTTTTTCTAATAATTTATCTGCCACTTTATCTACTACTAAAATTCTCTTTACTGCTGTACATCTTTGACCTGAATATGAATATCCACCTGCAACAATGTTACTTGCAGTTAATTCTAAATCAGCATCTTCTAAAACTATAGCAGCATCCTTGCCACCTAATTCCATTAAAAGTGGTACCATACTAGTCATCTTAGAAATTCTAGTTCCTACTTCTGTACTCCCTGTAAAATTGATGAAATTTATTCCTTTATGAGTAGTAATATAATCTCCAATTTCACTTCCCTTACCTGTAATTGTATTTAGTACCCCAGCTGGAACCCCTGCTTTTTCAAATATTCTTGCTAGATATAATCCACATAAGCTCCCTTGAGTTGCAGGTTTTAATACAACTGAATTTCCCGCCATTAATCCTGGTGCTATTTTAGAAGCTGATAAATTTATGGGGTAATTAAAAGGAGATATTGCAAGTACAACTCCTAATGGTTCCCTTTTTACAATTGATACTTTATCATTCTTAAAGCCTGGGAAGCTGTCTCCTGGAATACTTTCACCTGATAAATTTTTAGCTGTATCTGCTGTAAACTTTATAAAATCTGATGTTCTAGAAACTTCTGATCTACAACTTTTTCTATCCTTAGCAATTTCCATCATCATAAGTTCTGATAATTCATCTATATTTTCTAGTAGAATATCTGATGCTTTATATAATATTTCTGCTCTTTCATTTATTGTTATTTTATTCCACTTCTTTTGAGCTTCTTTAGCAGTTTGTACTGCAATATCCACCTCTTCCTTTGTCATTGCTGGAACTCTACCTAACAACGAATTACTTAATGGTGATTTTATCTCTACAAAACTTCTACTGCTAACCCATTCTCCATTTATTAAATTTTTAAAAGTATTGTTTTCATCTTTTATATGATTAAACATAATTTATTTCCTCCTAGCGATATCTCTTGTACTTATTTGTTTATAATTTTTTTACTCTTTTGTTATATCTACTCCTGCTTCAAACATTTCAAAGTTTATATGTTCCTTTTCAATTCCCATTGATATTAAATTATGATAGATAGTTTTCATAAATGGTACTGGCCCACAA encodes:
- a CDS encoding DUF5692 family protein; translation: MFFFEAQPFTNWIMLLIVFLALIVLNELGRRFKWGGVLLFIILPLFLTFFVWPKTTKGTSVNDWFHYAKVYSALAGCIGFFLIRHLKGASSKKWALCFPPLILAINICEAVARDFQIYGLHLNKEVFEGMVTLSGSWNVMNGIAGILNIITITGWFGICISKDKSKDMLWPDMLWFWIIAYDIWNFAYTYNCLPNHAWYCGIVLLLAPTIAAFFIKKGAWLQHRAQTLALWCMFAMTCPGFIDESQFAVRSSHNSTALFIVSLAALLSNIAVFVYYIYKIKKTKRNPIKGELYTDLNSYKEIKTLSE
- a CDS encoding phosphoenolpyruvate hydrolase family protein, coding for MKRVEIIKKFKEEIAKGNSLLGVGAGTGITAKSSEAGGADMLIIYNSGKYRMAGRGSLAGLLSYGDANQIVVEMGAEVLPVVKHTPVLAGVCGTDPFRLMEVYLKQLKEQGFSGVQNFPTVGLIDGVFRQNLEETGMGYDLEVEMIRKAHELDMLTTPYVFDPDQAKAMAEAGADILVAHMGLTTKGTIGAKTALTLDDCVEKIEAIIKAGRAVNPDIMVICHGGPIAEPDDAAYVIEKTEGIDGFFGASSIERFAAERGIKSQAEAFKSIKK
- the mscL gene encoding large conductance mechanosensitive channel protein MscL: MKKFLNEFKQFALKGSVIDLAVGVLIGGAFQGIVKSLTNDIISPIIGIFANKDFNDLTLEFFGVNIKYGSFITAVINFLIMAFLIFLLVKGMNKLSELGRRNKVEEVKEPTIKECPFCYSEIDIKATRCPKCTSQLDE
- a CDS encoding Tm-1-like ATP-binding domain-containing protein; this translates as MKTIAIAGTFDSKGVEYLYVKKLIKSIGLKTFTIHTGVFEPKFKPDVSNQEVARAVGEDIYEIAAKKDRALATEILSKGMEKLVPKLYEQGKFDGIISFGGTGGTSLITPAMRALPIGVPKVMVSTVASGNTEQYVGSSDIVMVPSIVDVAGLNSISTKIFANAVFAIAGMVNFENKEIIEKKPLVAATMFGVTTPCVNYARKYLEERGYEVLVFHATGIGGKSMEHLIKGGFIKGVLDLTTTEWCDELVGGVLGAGKNRLEAAGKNNIPQVVSVGALDMVNFGPIDTVPKKFEGRNFYKHNPTVTLMRTTVEENKIIGEKIAEKLNMATGKTALFLPLKGVSMLDEKGQKFYGEEEDKMLFDTLKNCINKDVVEIEELNLAINDKEFGEAAAKKLIDLMNK
- a CDS encoding phosphoenolpyruvate hydrolase family protein gives rise to the protein MVLREEIIKNLNLQIKINSHIIGVATGAGVTAKYAQRGGADLVLTLNSGRFRQMGRSSLAGILPFANSNDMVMEFALREVVPLIKDIPVIFGLNATDPTIDLEEYIDDIKNKGFSGINNYPTVGIIDGIFGELLEEEGCSYKLEVEAIKIAHKKNLFTIAFVFSKEQAKDMLDAGADIICVHLGLTGGGMLGAKKILSLEAAKEKAKLIFDLCDKIRPNVIKMIYGGPIKTPVDVQYMYNNCNTMGYIGGSAFERIPTEKYITNITREFKYSGNLEKDDFLNKMLDGITKHYDYVEFVKEYVSKNYMNNISFLELAMVANISRTHLSSLFKKEVGCSFPQYLVKFRMNKATEIIKKENIQLSEVAELVGYNDYAHFSKMFKKYIGKSPKIYREST
- a CDS encoding carbohydrate ABC transporter permease yields the protein MKGKKSLLLSCFFWGSGQFFICKQKIKGLIFFAMQLLFIGIELYSGFWIECGQGLIPNFTIRLHGGFFTKGIWGLITLGKKVGGKYGDHSSMLLINGVIASILIAIFILIYVWNLKDAYNTGKNIDNTKIYITSKEFFKNLYSTRFPYIILTPIAIVFIFVVIMPILFSILTAFLNYNRDHLPPGNLLSWVGFENFKKLFTVPIWSKTFFKVLIWNIIWTFVSTFSSYFLGVFQALILNNKSVKCKKVFRTILILPWAIPPIISLMVFRNLLNGQFGPVNQILINMGIISEKIPFLSDPILAKIMVILVNLWVSFPMFMVMILGVLSNVDNSLYDAAAIDGASKIQVFKKITMPLIFLATTPNLIMSLAGNFNAFGAIYFLTQGGPLNSELQFAGDTDILISWIYKLTLNQQMYNMAAVMSVLIFILIGGFSFWKFKNTVTFKEL
- a CDS encoding LacI family DNA-binding transcriptional regulator — protein: MTNRKVTLKDIAKEANVSPATVSYVLNYSEKEKISHETRLKVFEAARKLNYVPNMTARSLASQKSYLIGVIINLSEKNRKSKIYGQYNLVKEIQKKLYSIGYDLIFLPTKELQKDIQISQKRCLDAVFIIDMPSDQLKEIVNHFYVPVIFIDSYLDDPIFNKVLTDYEAIFNMLSEQLEKEFYVVIEDYSNDELLKIVRKKVLEKNIFINKFDDDLIGFLHRNQNKKGIIFGEILGMQAEKIVDNRNLVVVINSENDIMLLPDTKRIIVSDKEKAKKAVEIMEKLIYLENDKDIEKTSYIKPIEY